A region of Pseudomonas sp. Marseille-Q3773 DNA encodes the following proteins:
- a CDS encoding tail assembly protein yields the protein MAAIPAHNEPMTIIKLSGPLARRFGRVHRRLLDVRSFRDACRALSATLPSFDEEIKRLDRLGMRFAIFRNGQNVGESEFDRGGVREVRIVPIAEGRKRGGTLQTVIGAVLIATAFVLSFTPFAGASPFLYQAGAAMMIGGVIQMLSPQAKGLSQSAAPENLASYAFGSAKNTTASGNPVPICIGERRWGGAIISASIEAQDKA from the coding sequence ATGGCTGCAATACCCGCTCATAATGAGCCAATGACAATAATCAAACTGTCTGGTCCTCTCGCCAGGCGATTCGGCAGAGTGCATCGCCGGCTTCTGGACGTAAGAAGCTTCAGAGATGCATGTAGAGCTCTCAGCGCTACGCTGCCTAGCTTTGATGAAGAAATAAAACGGCTAGATCGCCTGGGGATGAGGTTCGCCATTTTCCGTAATGGCCAGAACGTTGGGGAGAGCGAGTTCGACCGAGGTGGTGTGCGGGAAGTACGGATAGTCCCTATTGCGGAAGGACGCAAGCGCGGAGGGACTCTTCAGACAGTCATCGGGGCAGTCTTGATCGCGACTGCATTTGTGCTGTCCTTCACGCCTTTCGCCGGTGCATCTCCGTTCCTCTATCAGGCTGGCGCGGCCATGATGATTGGTGGCGTCATCCAGATGCTCAGCCCCCAAGCCAAGGGCCTGTCCCAAAGCGCTGCACCCGAAAACTTGGCGTCCTACGCCTTCGGCAGCGCTAAGAACACCACCGCAAGCGGCAACCCAGTCCCGATCTGCATCGGCGAGCGCCGGTGGGGCGGGGCGATCATTTCGGCCTCCATCGAGGCACAGGACAAGGCCTAG
- a CDS encoding DUF1983 domain-containing protein, with translation MSETVAGVDGRVSAISSWKTQTNANGRLVQTGIVQGSNGEVSEILMMAQRVAFIDGVDGNVVPGFVMENGQVVMNTALISKAFVQELVAGLTIRSEALNAQGLPLLEINFKAGTFILRGQDASGSTLLNNGGFYVYDANGVERTAIGRLS, from the coding sequence ATGAGCGAAACGGTTGCCGGCGTTGATGGCCGGGTATCGGCCATTTCATCGTGGAAGACGCAAACCAACGCCAATGGCCGACTGGTACAAACCGGCATCGTCCAGGGTAGCAATGGCGAGGTGAGCGAAATCTTGATGATGGCGCAACGGGTGGCCTTTATCGACGGCGTAGACGGCAACGTGGTGCCTGGATTCGTGATGGAAAACGGCCAGGTGGTGATGAATACCGCGCTGATCAGCAAGGCATTCGTGCAGGAGTTGGTGGCCGGCCTGACGATCAGGTCAGAAGCCTTGAACGCCCAGGGTCTGCCGCTGCTGGAAATCAACTTCAAGGCGGGTACGTTCATCTTGCGCGGGCAGGACGCATCCGGTTCAACGCTGCTGAATAACGGTGGCTTCTATGTCTACGACGCCAACGGTGTTGAGCGGACCGCGATTGGCCGCCTCAGCTAA
- a CDS encoding tail fiber assembly protein — MRIQLSPVLPIAPASLTIYKQGDSLTINGLTLDFSALPDGATLPAEATGCPWVIAPVERVDGQLVLLLQLPIPIDASQEARFPRDIVSPADGLVALPIPSAEQSAPAQGFAAIDWGQLVTAEHKAQAANEQLRATAAAEIAQRRAAADAAIAPLQDAVELDDATPAEAEALKAWKRYRLTLSRLPEQPGYPTTIDWPAPPA, encoded by the coding sequence ATGCGTATCCAGTTAAGCCCAGTGCTGCCGATCGCCCCGGCCTCGCTGACGATCTACAAGCAAGGCGACAGCCTGACCATCAACGGTCTGACCCTGGACTTTTCCGCGCTGCCGGATGGCGCCACATTGCCGGCCGAGGCGACCGGTTGCCCTTGGGTGATTGCGCCCGTCGAGCGCGTGGATGGCCAGCTGGTGCTGTTGCTGCAGCTGCCCATTCCGATCGATGCCAGCCAGGAGGCGCGTTTTCCGCGTGACATTGTGTCGCCGGCTGATGGTCTGGTCGCGCTGCCGATCCCATCCGCCGAACAGTCGGCGCCGGCACAGGGCTTTGCTGCGATCGACTGGGGTCAGCTGGTGACCGCCGAGCATAAGGCCCAGGCGGCCAATGAGCAGCTGCGGGCGACCGCTGCCGCCGAGATTGCCCAGCGCCGGGCGGCGGCCGATGCGGCCATTGCGCCTTTGCAGGATGCCGTTGAGCTGGACGACGCGACCCCGGCCGAAGCCGAGGCCCTGAAAGCCTGGAAGCGCTACCGCCTGACGCTCAGCCGGCTGCCTGAGCAACCCGGCTACCCCACCACAATCGACTGGCCAGCACCACCGGCCTGA
- a CDS encoding structural protein P5: MTTPRGVRNNNPGNIDFNPRNAWQGQLGIEEGVAKPRFARFDQAENGIRALGKLVINYRGKDGLPGVGEKGIDTVLETISRWAPSSENDTQAYAAAVAKRIGVRPTDPINIKDPATLRGMVLGIIVHENGGNPYPDQVIDEGVRRALA, translated from the coding sequence ATGACTACTCCCCGCGGTGTACGCAACAATAACCCCGGCAACATCGATTTCAACCCACGGAACGCCTGGCAAGGCCAGCTGGGCATAGAGGAGGGCGTGGCCAAGCCGCGCTTCGCCAGGTTCGACCAGGCCGAGAACGGCATCCGCGCCCTCGGCAAGCTGGTTATCAACTACCGCGGCAAAGACGGCCTGCCTGGAGTGGGCGAGAAGGGAATAGATACCGTGCTGGAAACCATCAGCCGCTGGGCGCCGAGCAGCGAGAACGACACCCAGGCTTACGCTGCAGCAGTGGCCAAGCGCATCGGTGTGCGACCCACCGACCCGATCAACATCAAGGACCCGGCCACGCTGCGCGGCATGGTGCTCGGCATCATCGTGCACGAGAACGGCGGCAACCCGTACCCGGATCAGGTGATTGACGAGGGTGTGCGGAGGGCGCTGGCGTGA
- a CDS encoding DUF2514 family protein has protein sequence MIRLGAVPAWCWWLLALVLVAGSQQYRVVVADGAAADARAETARSEKVLADYRLEVAERDRRAAAQARTEEQRRQAVADEEGESARKKLELAQDRADAAESAAGGLRGEIARLRAGHRATCDTIAAQQRQAGTSAVVVLGGLLEEADRMAGDLATALERSRIAGLACEAVIDGFGKFSP, from the coding sequence GTGATTCGGCTCGGTGCGGTACCTGCCTGGTGCTGGTGGCTGCTCGCCTTGGTACTGGTCGCCGGCAGCCAGCAGTACCGAGTAGTGGTTGCTGACGGGGCTGCGGCTGATGCGCGCGCGGAAACTGCGCGGTCCGAGAAGGTCTTGGCCGACTACCGCCTGGAGGTGGCCGAGCGTGACCGGCGCGCCGCTGCCCAGGCCAGAACCGAAGAACAGCGCCGCCAAGCCGTGGCGGACGAGGAGGGTGAGAGTGCGCGTAAGAAACTGGAACTGGCCCAAGACCGCGCCGATGCTGCTGAGTCTGCTGCTGGTGGGCTGCGCGGTGAGATCGCCCGACTGCGGGCCGGTCACCGAGCCACCTGCGACACCATCGCTGCCCAGCAGCGCCAAGCAGGAACCTCTGCCGTCGTGGTGCTCGGGGGATTGCTTGAAGAAGCTGACCGAATGGCGGGAGACCTCGCGACGGCGCTTGAGCGAAGCCGAATAGCCGGCCTGGCATGCGAGGCGGTGATCGACGGTTTTGGAAAGTTCTCTCCATAG
- a CDS encoding carboxymuconolactone decarboxylase family protein, which translates to MTRMNWFEKSPGAAKALTGLHQYVTTGTNLPPELIHLVFLRVSQINGCAFCIDLHSRDLIKGRMSVDKVLLVAVWHEAEHLFSDLERAALKWAEEVTNVGETHVSDEAYAAASAVFNERDLVDLTATIAAMNAFNRMGVTFRLKPAAKA; encoded by the coding sequence ATGACTCGTATGAATTGGTTTGAAAAGTCTCCCGGTGCAGCAAAAGCGCTGACCGGGTTACACCAATATGTAACCACCGGAACGAATCTACCTCCGGAGTTGATACATCTGGTCTTCCTTCGAGTATCACAGATCAATGGTTGCGCGTTCTGCATCGATCTTCACTCTCGCGACTTGATCAAAGGCCGCATGTCAGTTGACAAGGTGCTGCTAGTCGCGGTTTGGCATGAGGCGGAACACTTATTCTCTGATCTAGAGCGCGCTGCATTGAAGTGGGCAGAAGAGGTGACCAATGTGGGAGAAACCCATGTTTCGGACGAGGCCTACGCTGCCGCCTCCGCGGTCTTCAACGAGCGAGACTTGGTAGATTTGACTGCCACGATTGCTGCAATGAACGCTTTCAACAGGATGGGGGTTACGTTCAGACTCAAGCCTGCCGCGAAGGCGTAG
- a CDS encoding SOS response-associated peptidase family protein: protein MCGRYSIYESMDHYLRQLSLDLVVINGYDHEPISRFNVAPSTRVEVIRRLDDGLSVDRVKWGWSPFWAKGKRPDPINARAETVVMGKFFKALWPNGRALAPANGWFEWVPDPADPKRKQPYYITSADGGPLFFAALAEVHQGLEPDERDGFVVITAAADQGLVDIHDRKPLVLSPETAKEWLDPATSGERLEAIVEVGCRPAQDFRWFPVGKAVGNVKNQGHELIEPVSEQNRQGDLEL, encoded by the coding sequence ATGTGCGGACGGTACTCGATCTATGAGTCGATGGATCACTACCTGCGACAGCTATCTCTGGATCTGGTCGTAATCAATGGTTACGACCATGAACCGATCAGTCGCTTCAATGTTGCTCCTTCGACCCGCGTCGAGGTCATCCGCAGGTTAGACGATGGGCTGAGTGTGGATAGGGTCAAGTGGGGATGGTCGCCTTTCTGGGCGAAGGGGAAACGCCCGGACCCGATCAATGCTCGGGCCGAGACGGTGGTGATGGGAAAATTCTTTAAGGCTCTGTGGCCGAACGGAAGGGCTTTGGCGCCGGCAAATGGCTGGTTCGAATGGGTTCCAGATCCTGCAGACCCCAAGCGAAAGCAGCCGTACTACATCACGAGCGCCGATGGCGGACCTCTATTTTTTGCCGCGCTCGCAGAAGTACATCAGGGTCTGGAGCCAGATGAACGGGATGGATTTGTTGTCATCACAGCCGCTGCTGATCAAGGCCTGGTCGACATCCACGACAGAAAACCCCTGGTGCTCTCGCCTGAAACCGCTAAGGAATGGCTGGATCCAGCCACATCAGGCGAACGCTTGGAAGCAATTGTCGAGGTTGGATGCCGGCCAGCACAGGACTTCCGGTGGTTTCCAGTTGGAAAGGCGGTGGGGAATGTTAAAAACCAAGGCCATGAGCTGATTGAGCCGGTCAGTGAACAGAACCGCCAGGGCGACCTAGAGCTCTGA
- a CDS encoding S24 family peptidase → MTITFLGTPTGGTEPLPLYSFRVPAGFPSPAADHLEGHISLDELFDLRAPHVYLVKVEGDSMQGAGIYSGDIVIVDRGREAEHGDVVIAAVNSEPVCKRLHRRDGVVILKSENPAYPPRYIMEGDELVIWGVVRYSVRDHAQ, encoded by the coding sequence ATGACCATCACTTTCTTGGGTACGCCAACCGGCGGTACCGAACCGCTTCCGCTGTATTCGTTTCGCGTGCCGGCTGGGTTCCCGTCGCCTGCTGCGGACCACCTGGAAGGCCATATTTCCCTCGATGAGTTATTCGACCTCCGAGCGCCGCACGTGTATCTAGTGAAAGTGGAAGGCGACAGCATGCAAGGAGCAGGGATCTACTCCGGTGACATCGTCATCGTCGACCGCGGCCGCGAGGCTGAACACGGCGATGTGGTGATTGCCGCGGTTAACAGCGAGCCAGTTTGCAAGCGCCTGCACCGCCGCGATGGGGTGGTCATCCTGAAGTCCGAGAACCCGGCATATCCGCCGCGGTACATCATGGAAGGCGACGAGCTCGTGATATGGGGCGTTGTGCGTTACAGCGTTCGTGACCATGCGCAGTGA
- a CDS encoding Y-family DNA polymerase encodes MRSDQVFALIDCNSFYASCERVFRPDLAKTPIVVLSNNDGCVIARSYDAKPFVKMGEPFFQAKDKLRRHGIMAFSSNYALYGDMSERVMTLIESMVPATEVYSIDECFADLSGIQENLSQFGRKLRSRIFQCTGIPVGVGIACTKTLAKLANHTAKRLQAQTGGVVDISDPFKRDWVLRNTEVKEVWGIGRRMTAHLESMGIRTAMDLAKADAWTLRQKFSVVVEKTARELAGTPCLELDEAEPPKQEICCSRMFGKRLNELAPIKQAVATYVGRAAEKLRAQGSVCKRMRISIRTGMFNPEEAHHAQGALVELPYPTCDTLLMTRLATDAVGRIFRPGFRYSKAEVLLMDLRQPGEFSEDLFALKQSVACDRLMQVMDDINERWGRGTMRAASVPATPDWGMRREMMSQSYTTRIDQLWTVKC; translated from the coding sequence ATGCGCAGTGATCAGGTGTTTGCACTGATCGACTGCAACTCGTTCTACGCGAGCTGCGAGCGCGTGTTTCGCCCGGACCTGGCCAAGACCCCGATCGTCGTGTTGAGCAACAACGACGGCTGCGTGATTGCCAGATCCTACGACGCTAAGCCATTTGTGAAGATGGGCGAGCCGTTTTTCCAGGCGAAGGACAAGCTGCGCCGACACGGCATCATGGCTTTCAGCAGCAACTATGCGCTCTACGGCGACATGAGCGAGCGCGTCATGACACTGATTGAATCGATGGTGCCGGCAACAGAGGTCTACAGCATCGACGAGTGTTTCGCTGACCTCTCCGGCATTCAGGAAAACCTGTCCCAGTTCGGGCGAAAGCTGCGCTCGAGGATTTTCCAGTGCACGGGAATTCCGGTGGGCGTCGGCATTGCTTGCACGAAGACCCTCGCGAAGCTGGCCAACCATACGGCCAAGCGCCTGCAGGCACAGACGGGGGGCGTGGTCGACATCAGCGATCCGTTCAAGCGCGATTGGGTATTGCGCAATACCGAGGTGAAGGAAGTGTGGGGCATTGGTCGGCGTATGACCGCTCACCTTGAATCGATGGGTATCCGCACAGCCATGGATCTGGCCAAAGCTGACGCCTGGACACTCCGCCAGAAGTTTAGCGTTGTGGTTGAAAAGACGGCCCGAGAGCTCGCTGGCACGCCATGCCTTGAACTGGACGAGGCCGAACCGCCGAAACAGGAGATCTGCTGCAGTCGGATGTTCGGAAAGCGGCTGAACGAGCTGGCGCCGATCAAACAGGCCGTGGCCACTTACGTTGGCCGCGCTGCGGAGAAACTGCGGGCTCAAGGGTCAGTTTGCAAGCGTATGCGAATCAGCATCCGTACCGGGATGTTCAATCCGGAGGAGGCGCACCACGCCCAGGGTGCGTTGGTAGAACTTCCATACCCGACCTGCGACACGCTGCTGATGACTCGACTGGCCACCGATGCAGTCGGGAGGATCTTCAGGCCTGGGTTCCGCTACAGCAAGGCCGAGGTGCTGCTGATGGACCTGCGGCAACCAGGTGAGTTTTCAGAGGATTTGTTCGCGCTCAAGCAATCGGTGGCATGTGACCGGCTGATGCAGGTGATGGACGACATCAATGAGCGCTGGGGAAGGGGGACAATGCGAGCCGCCAGCGTGCCGGCGACACCAGACTGGGGGATGAGGAGGGAGATGATGAGCCAATCCTATACAACGCGGATCGATCAACTGTGGACGGTCAAATGTTGA
- a CDS encoding class I SAM-dependent methyltransferase yields MNPQPLLDGIPRRQSALTMALARAVHQLLDEPTLLQDRHAFDILGSNLARQTLVDPYVHNAPMLRTMRAAVVARTRLVEDRVVRAIGTGVRQVVILGAGLDTLFLRIPDNVRCVELDQAQTQQWKLDRLKESGISVPSNVVFLAADLAEAPLMELLGNHGIDPKLPTIFSCLGVLPYLETSVVSAIIRQVSLYSSQSEIVFDARISREFLSPVEQWMEEMAARSFAAAGEPWLSAFDPAQLMEMLLCNGFCDVECLDAEAINARYFMRRRDGLQAVDGGLRLFTATVG; encoded by the coding sequence ATGAACCCGCAACCACTGCTCGATGGCATTCCCCGCCGCCAGTCAGCGCTTACCATGGCCCTTGCACGTGCGGTCCATCAACTGCTCGATGAGCCCACGCTTTTGCAGGATAGACACGCGTTCGACATATTGGGCAGCAACCTGGCGCGACAAACGCTCGTTGACCCCTATGTCCACAACGCTCCCATGCTTCGAACAATGCGCGCCGCTGTGGTCGCACGCACCAGGCTTGTGGAAGACAGGGTCGTTCGAGCTATTGGCACCGGAGTTCGCCAGGTCGTGATCTTGGGAGCAGGCCTGGACACGTTGTTCCTTCGCATCCCTGACAACGTCAGATGCGTCGAACTGGATCAAGCGCAGACCCAGCAATGGAAACTTGACCGTCTGAAGGAGAGCGGCATTTCCGTTCCTTCCAACGTGGTCTTTCTGGCCGCCGACCTGGCTGAAGCCCCCTTGATGGAACTGCTCGGTAACCATGGAATTGATCCGAAGCTGCCGACCATATTCAGCTGCTTGGGCGTGCTTCCTTACCTGGAAACCTCAGTCGTTTCGGCGATCATCCGCCAGGTTTCCCTTTATTCTTCCCAGAGCGAGATTGTGTTCGATGCCCGCATCTCGCGCGAGTTTCTGTCACCGGTAGAGCAATGGATGGAAGAGATGGCTGCGCGGTCTTTCGCGGCCGCAGGGGAGCCTTGGCTAAGCGCGTTTGATCCCGCTCAATTAATGGAGATGCTCCTTTGTAACGGGTTCTGCGATGTGGAATGCCTGGATGCGGAAGCCATTAACGCACGCTACTTCATGCGTCGACGAGATGGGCTCCAGGCCGTGGATGGTGGCTTGCGCCTGTTCACCGCAACTGTAGGCTAA
- a CDS encoding MerR family transcriptional regulator has product MQLKVGELAKRAGLSARTLHHYDNLGLLEPSVRSDAGYRLYGAADIQRLNKILALRELGISLGEIRQILCEGTLSTPAILSAQLIRVDAEIAHQQRLRTRLERLQRALLEEDLSEAGCLNTLEAMAFYRHHLSEDDLSLPLLGANGRFAAPWQKRIDGLRALFEKGVSPRASAARRAARDWIALVEKDTRSNAGMFVRVDNLLTSRGEDLFNTGFSPQLGEYILKAFCEHRLLIYRKHLSPNAYQHLRRTYIGVMREWPGLLDSLEVLRNAHCPATSAEVQLIARSWLAMRHKLALDDAALQAIRRAEESEEELRVGTWLHPCLLKFLEKAVASVSESANVQAPGA; this is encoded by the coding sequence GTGCAGCTAAAAGTCGGCGAACTTGCCAAGCGGGCGGGGCTTTCGGCACGCACATTGCACCACTATGACAACCTCGGGCTGCTTGAACCGTCAGTTCGCTCCGATGCCGGTTATCGGCTTTACGGAGCGGCAGACATCCAACGGCTCAACAAAATCCTGGCGCTTCGCGAGCTGGGCATTTCTCTGGGTGAAATCCGCCAGATCCTGTGTGAAGGAACACTTTCAACCCCGGCCATTCTTTCTGCGCAGCTGATCCGTGTCGATGCCGAGATAGCGCATCAGCAGAGGCTTCGCACCCGTCTGGAACGTTTGCAACGGGCACTACTTGAAGAAGACCTGTCGGAGGCGGGTTGCCTCAATACGCTGGAAGCGATGGCGTTCTATCGCCACCATCTCAGTGAAGATGATCTCAGTCTGCCCTTGCTTGGAGCTAACGGAAGATTTGCGGCTCCTTGGCAGAAGCGTATTGATGGCCTCAGGGCATTGTTTGAAAAGGGAGTGTCTCCACGCGCGTCGGCTGCTCGCCGTGCGGCACGCGATTGGATAGCGCTGGTGGAAAAAGACACGCGGTCAAACGCTGGAATGTTCGTGCGCGTGGACAATCTGCTCACTTCGCGCGGGGAGGACCTGTTTAATACGGGGTTTTCTCCACAGCTTGGAGAGTACATCCTGAAGGCGTTCTGCGAGCACCGCCTGCTGATCTATCGCAAGCATTTGAGCCCCAACGCCTATCAACACCTGCGGCGCACTTACATCGGCGTGATGCGGGAGTGGCCAGGCCTGCTTGATAGCCTGGAAGTCCTGCGCAACGCTCATTGTCCAGCCACGAGCGCCGAGGTGCAGCTGATCGCAAGGTCGTGGCTGGCCATGCGGCACAAGCTGGCACTGGACGACGCCGCACTCCAGGCCATACGCCGTGCAGAGGAGTCCGAAGAAGAATTGCGCGTCGGTACCTGGCTCCATCCCTGTCTGCTGAAGTTTCTTGAAAAGGCCGTCGCTTCGGTTTCTGAAAGCGCGAATGTCCAGGCGCCCGGCGCATGA
- a CDS encoding alpha/beta hydrolase produces the protein MFSKYPLRPGIESQATGPVIQFCEARGIPYTHFGEKPPEVVVINGGQGFVRQQTPRRQRRDCRRIARILPADTSFVLLGYPDAVPGATLEILAERMAELVARRFGPIILVGISFGGILALRLASRNAALVRRLILVSSAHELGETGRGLVRQQVSHVLAQDYVALMESFTTVFRRPWRNALLRAALWLGRKRLAQHMGNTQTIVRYLNALLECSGERADWLNSIEAQTLVIGGEDDQFFGEGAMKRTADRIAGSTLHLIEGEQHMMMVECSGIVARAIANWLADAQGAPSIKAKDGVEP, from the coding sequence ATGTTTTCGAAATATCCTTTACGTCCAGGCATCGAATCGCAGGCAACAGGTCCCGTTATCCAGTTCTGCGAAGCGCGTGGTATCCCGTACACTCATTTTGGTGAAAAGCCGCCGGAAGTCGTTGTGATTAACGGTGGACAAGGATTTGTGCGGCAGCAGACGCCTCGCCGTCAGCGCAGGGATTGTCGGCGAATTGCCCGAATTCTGCCTGCAGATACTTCGTTCGTCTTGCTTGGGTATCCCGATGCAGTACCAGGTGCGACCTTGGAGATACTTGCGGAACGTATGGCGGAGCTGGTCGCTCGACGATTTGGGCCCATTATCCTGGTCGGTATATCATTCGGGGGCATCCTGGCATTGCGCCTCGCTTCTCGGAACGCTGCCCTTGTCCGCAGGCTCATTCTTGTTTCAAGCGCTCACGAGCTTGGTGAAACCGGCAGGGGGTTGGTTCGTCAGCAAGTGTCCCATGTCCTGGCTCAAGATTACGTTGCATTGATGGAGAGTTTCACCACTGTCTTTCGGCGCCCATGGCGAAACGCCTTGCTACGCGCGGCACTTTGGCTTGGTCGTAAGCGACTGGCTCAGCATATGGGGAATACCCAAACGATTGTTCGTTACCTGAATGCTTTATTGGAATGTTCCGGCGAGCGTGCAGATTGGCTGAACAGCATCGAGGCACAGACTTTGGTTATTGGCGGGGAGGATGACCAGTTCTTCGGAGAAGGCGCGATGAAGCGAACAGCCGATCGAATAGCAGGTTCGACGCTGCATCTGATCGAAGGAGAACAGCACATGATGATGGTTGAGTGTTCGGGCATTGTCGCACGCGCCATTGCCAACTGGCTTGCTGATGCTCAAGGTGCTCCATCGATAAAGGCAAAAGATGGTGTTGAACCGTAA
- a CDS encoding MerR family transcriptional regulator: protein MNVAELEHRSGIGRHALRYYEKLGLIGAHRRANNYRDYSEQTVADLQFIQIAQSMGFSLAAIGEILAAKRGNTINCAQGAALIAEKMAEIQAKIITLQGAYASLDAERAKLEASAIAKGLMVPNLPVQKAVSRQ from the coding sequence GTGAATGTTGCGGAACTGGAGCATCGCAGTGGCATCGGCCGCCACGCCTTGCGCTATTACGAAAAGCTCGGGCTTATCGGCGCCCATCGACGGGCCAACAACTACCGTGATTACAGCGAACAGACCGTTGCCGACCTGCAGTTCATTCAGATTGCCCAAAGCATGGGGTTTTCGCTTGCGGCGATCGGCGAGATCCTGGCTGCCAAGCGCGGCAACACGATCAATTGCGCCCAGGGCGCGGCCTTGATCGCGGAAAAGATGGCCGAAATCCAGGCGAAGATCATCACCCTGCAGGGTGCCTATGCGTCACTGGATGCGGAGCGGGCCAAGCTTGAAGCCAGTGCTATCGCCAAAGGGCTGATGGTTCCGAACCTTCCTGTACAGAAGGCTGTCTCCAGGCAATAA
- a CDS encoding SDR family oxidoreductase: MAVECFVTGGSGFVGQHLLARLSATGHKTWVLMRNPEYIASLREQVGQLGGNPANIHAVAGDISRDGLGLCEADRQRVSRVSVVFHLAAAFSWGLTMERARAINVQGALRVARLAASLGVRLLMVGGYMVHNLAFLGRIGVDHECPENTDWPAVYRRVGGYEGSKLESHYAVIRYMQEARADYTIVHPATVGGHSESGHILAGQPLVELIHNLARGRFKAIPGSARHWLPMVSVDYLVTLMTCVAFDPLLANRQVLALDEHTPSLQGLLEALAKTLGVKAPRRHVAIVLLRWLAMIPGVAARLEIRAESLNFIQTQRFDMSESQQLERKYRLTHPDMAQTLERTVHYVMAHLPG; this comes from the coding sequence ATGGCTGTGGAATGCTTCGTTACAGGCGGTAGTGGATTTGTCGGGCAACATTTGCTGGCCCGTCTTTCCGCGACTGGGCACAAGACCTGGGTGCTCATGCGCAACCCTGAATACATCGCATCTCTCAGAGAGCAGGTCGGCCAGCTGGGCGGTAACCCGGCGAACATCCATGCCGTTGCGGGTGACATCAGCAGGGACGGGCTTGGCCTCTGCGAGGCAGACCGGCAGCGTGTGTCCCGCGTCTCGGTGGTCTTCCACCTGGCGGCAGCGTTTTCCTGGGGACTGACGATGGAACGTGCCCGCGCGATCAATGTGCAAGGCGCGCTGAGGGTCGCCAGGCTGGCGGCGAGCCTGGGTGTGCGGTTGCTGATGGTGGGCGGCTACATGGTGCACAACCTTGCCTTCCTTGGACGTATCGGGGTTGATCACGAATGCCCGGAAAACACTGACTGGCCCGCCGTCTATCGCCGCGTGGGTGGCTACGAGGGCAGCAAGCTCGAGTCGCATTACGCAGTCATCCGCTACATGCAGGAAGCACGTGCGGATTACACCATCGTTCACCCGGCAACGGTGGGTGGGCACAGCGAGAGTGGGCACATCTTGGCAGGCCAGCCACTGGTCGAGCTCATTCACAATCTGGCACGAGGCCGTTTCAAGGCGATTCCCGGTTCCGCCCGGCACTGGTTGCCAATGGTCAGCGTCGATTACCTGGTAACGTTGATGACCTGCGTGGCGTTCGACCCTTTGCTGGCCAACCGGCAGGTGCTGGCGCTCGATGAGCATACCCCGAGCTTGCAGGGGCTGCTCGAAGCACTGGCGAAAACGCTGGGAGTCAAGGCACCCCGGCGCCATGTCGCGATCGTGTTGCTCCGCTGGCTAGCGATGATTCCCGGGGTGGCGGCACGCCTGGAGATCCGCGCCGAGTCATTGAACTTCATCCAGACGCAGCGCTTCGACATGAGCGAAAGCCAGCAACTGGAGCGCAAGTATCGGTTAACGCATCCCGACATGGCGCAAACCCTGGAGAGAACGGTGCACTACGTCATGGCTCACTTGCCCGGCTGA